One window from the genome of Micromonospora aurantiaca ATCC 27029 encodes:
- a CDS encoding SRPBCC family protein — MTLHMRVTRHLPGTPDEAFDAYTDAGKQKIWFGILDEQPGIVEIDVDLRVGGKQTAVWGPSPDMLFRETQTFLEIDRPHRLVTESTGTGPDGTTMTTRIEVTFEAKDGGTLMTVVQSGFPTPQLRDFFVGEVWTGAFARIEAYLIREHAEETSRG; from the coding sequence ATGACGCTCCACATGCGAGTGACACGACACCTTCCGGGCACCCCTGACGAGGCGTTCGACGCCTACACTGACGCCGGCAAACAGAAGATCTGGTTCGGCATCCTCGACGAGCAGCCCGGCATCGTGGAGATCGACGTCGACCTGCGGGTCGGCGGGAAGCAGACCGCCGTCTGGGGCCCCTCCCCCGACATGCTGTTCCGCGAGACGCAGACGTTCCTGGAGATCGACCGCCCGCACCGGCTGGTCACCGAGTCGACTGGTACCGGCCCGGACGGCACGACCATGACCACGCGCATCGAGGTCACCTTCGAGGCGAAGGACGGCGGCACGCTGATGACCGTGGTGCAGAGCGGCTTCCCGACCCCGCAGCTGCGCGACTTCTTCGTCGGCGAGGTCTGGACCGGGGCGTTCGCCCGCATCGAGGCGTACCTGATCCGAGAGCACGCAGAGGAGACCTCCCGTGGCTGA
- a CDS encoding DUF6069 family protein, whose protein sequence is MADLSRTAVVALATAVAVVVNLIVYAIGRAAGGSFLFTADGRRVEVDAVTVAGFSALPLALGLTAVALLASRFAWVVRAALIIGPALAVLTIATMTLPADLDTTSKITLAVCHLTLAPIIVVAVTALGRRARRATAGPVAA, encoded by the coding sequence GTGGCTGACCTGTCCCGCACCGCCGTCGTCGCGCTCGCCACCGCCGTCGCGGTGGTCGTCAACCTGATCGTGTACGCGATCGGCCGGGCGGCCGGCGGCAGCTTCCTGTTCACCGCCGACGGCCGGCGGGTCGAGGTCGACGCGGTGACCGTCGCGGGCTTCAGCGCGCTGCCGCTGGCGCTCGGGCTCACCGCCGTCGCCCTGCTGGCGTCCCGGTTCGCCTGGGTGGTCCGGGCGGCGCTGATCATCGGCCCGGCGCTCGCGGTGCTCACGATCGCCACCATGACGCTGCCCGCGGACCTGGACACCACCAGCAAGATCACGCTCGCGGTGTGCCACCTCACGCTCGCCCCGATCATCGTCGTCGCGGTGACCGCCCTCGGCCGGCGCGCGCGCCGCGCCACCGCGGGCCCGGTCGCCGCCTGA
- a CDS encoding ABC transporter permease produces the protein MFLAIRELGFARLRFALMGAVIALISVLMVMLSGLSVGLVRDGVSGLQNLPVTSFAFAHGVQHDSAFSRSVVDASAVDTWRDQPGVAEATPFGNTLVNGRTDGGTEVDLALFGVETGSFLSPAVSEGDRLGPADGIVVSPTAIDAGLRVGDTVTVDRLGTRLRVVGVTEQQDTFGHVDVAYVPLATWQAVKSGTPAGAQVPAQATQEITAVAVRAAGGGSVDLAAGDKAAGTESLTLDESYGASPGYTAETTTLQLIQGFLYAISALVAGAFFAVWAIQRKQEVAVLRALGASTGWVLRDALTQALILLALAIAVGMGIGLGLGALISGGNVPFALHPQSIAAAAAGLLVLGLVGAAAAVVRLTSIDPATALGGNR, from the coding sequence ATGTTCCTGGCCATTCGTGAGCTGGGGTTCGCGCGGCTGCGATTCGCCCTGATGGGGGCCGTGATCGCGCTGATCTCGGTGCTGATGGTGATGCTGTCCGGCCTGTCCGTCGGGCTGGTCCGTGACGGTGTCTCCGGCCTGCAGAACCTGCCGGTCACCTCGTTCGCCTTCGCCCACGGCGTGCAGCACGACTCGGCGTTCTCGCGCAGCGTGGTGGACGCCTCGGCGGTGGACACCTGGCGCGACCAGCCGGGCGTGGCCGAGGCGACCCCGTTCGGCAACACGCTCGTCAACGGGCGGACCGACGGTGGCACCGAGGTCGACCTCGCGCTGTTCGGCGTCGAGACCGGCTCGTTCCTGTCACCCGCCGTCAGCGAGGGCGACCGGCTCGGCCCGGCGGACGGGATCGTGGTGAGCCCCACCGCCATCGACGCGGGCCTGCGCGTCGGCGACACCGTGACTGTGGACCGGCTGGGCACGCGGCTGCGCGTCGTCGGCGTCACCGAGCAGCAGGACACGTTCGGCCACGTCGACGTGGCGTACGTGCCGCTGGCGACGTGGCAGGCGGTCAAGTCCGGCACCCCGGCCGGCGCGCAGGTGCCGGCGCAGGCGACCCAGGAGATCACCGCCGTCGCGGTCCGCGCGGCCGGCGGCGGCTCGGTGGACCTGGCCGCGGGCGACAAGGCCGCGGGCACGGAGAGCCTGACGCTCGACGAGTCGTACGGCGCCTCGCCCGGCTACACCGCCGAGACGACCACGCTCCAGTTGATCCAGGGCTTCCTCTACGCCATCTCGGCGCTCGTGGCCGGCGCGTTCTTCGCGGTCTGGGCGATCCAGCGCAAGCAGGAGGTCGCCGTGCTGCGGGCGCTGGGCGCCTCGACCGGCTGGGTGCTGCGCGACGCGCTCACCCAGGCACTGATCCTGCTGGCCCTCGCCATCGCCGTCGGCATGGGGATCGGCCTCGGCCTCGGCGCGCTGATCTCCGGCGGCAACGTTCCGTTCGCGCTGCACCCGCAGAGCATCGCCGCCGCCGCGGCCGGCCTGCTCGTGCTCGGCCTGGTCGGCGCGGCAGCCGCCGTCGTCCGCCTCACCTCCATCGACCCGGCGACCGCCCTGGGAGGCAACCGATGA
- a CDS encoding ABC transporter ATP-binding protein gives MSSRTTPSLSTPGTAGAGLGLVMRGVHLRHGDGAETVHALDDVDLTVAPGELAAIVGPSGAGKSSLLAVAGGLARPDQGTVTVAGHDMTVSSRRARTELRRRHVGFVFQSGNLLPALTAADQLRLPLRLGGRRERSGRDPLEMLAHVGLAGKADRRPHQLSGGERQRVGIARALMTEPSVLLVDEPTAALDRARSHDIVQLLAQEARERSVAVVMVTHDHDVLQYCDTIYEMIDGKLATSS, from the coding sequence ATGAGCAGCCGGACCACACCGTCCCTCTCGACGCCGGGCACCGCTGGAGCCGGCCTCGGCCTGGTCATGCGCGGCGTCCACCTGCGGCACGGCGACGGCGCGGAGACCGTGCACGCGCTGGACGACGTCGACCTGACCGTCGCGCCCGGTGAGCTGGCCGCGATCGTCGGACCGTCCGGCGCGGGCAAGTCCAGCCTGCTCGCCGTGGCCGGCGGGCTGGCCCGCCCCGATCAGGGCACCGTCACGGTGGCCGGGCACGACATGACCGTGTCCAGCCGCCGGGCGCGCACCGAGCTGCGCCGCCGGCACGTGGGGTTCGTGTTCCAGTCGGGCAACCTGCTGCCCGCGCTGACCGCCGCCGACCAGCTGCGCCTGCCGCTGCGGCTGGGCGGGCGACGGGAACGGTCCGGACGCGACCCGCTGGAGATGCTCGCGCACGTCGGCCTGGCCGGTAAGGCCGACCGCCGGCCGCACCAGCTCTCCGGCGGCGAGCGCCAGCGCGTCGGCATCGCCCGGGCGCTGATGACCGAGCCGTCGGTGCTGCTGGTGGACGAGCCGACGGCGGCGCTGGACCGGGCCCGCAGCCACGACATCGTCCAGCTGCTCGCCCAGGAGGCGCGGGAGCGCTCGGTGGCCGTCGTGATGGTCACTCACGATCACGACGTGCTGCAATACTGTGACACCATCTACGAGATGATCGACGGCAAGCTCGCCACGAGCAGCTGA
- a CDS encoding extracellular catalytic domain type 1 short-chain-length polyhydroxyalkanoate depolymerase, which produces MRIRAKMVVALAASLATAGLVIPAVQPAYAASLTEVTSFGDNPGRMRMHVYVPDARPARPATVVAMHGCGGSGPGFYSGSEFAGLADRYGFIVIYPSATQQAGFGNCFDTWSDAAKRRGGGSDPVSLISMVRYVQQQYGADPDRVYATGSSSGGMMTNHMLALYPDVFKAGAAFMGVPFNCFAGAADYPPGSSQCTGGNMNRTPQQWGDAVRQAYPGYTGPRPRVQLWHGTNDTLVPYSLLQETIEQWTNVFGLSQTPTSTDTPQSGWNRRRYADGTGTVQVEAYSIQGAGHSLPSAGMAAAAVAFFGLTTTPGPTTPPPGPTTPPPGPTTPPPGPTTPPPGTGACSVSIELNAWNNGLTENITISNTGSAAVNGWSLTFTLPGGQTITSGWNASYSPASGQVTARNLAYNAVIPARGSTTIGFQATHTGNTARPGSFSLNGAPCTLA; this is translated from the coding sequence GTGAGAATCAGAGCCAAGATGGTGGTGGCCCTGGCCGCGTCGCTGGCGACGGCCGGCCTGGTGATCCCCGCCGTCCAACCCGCGTACGCGGCGTCGCTGACCGAGGTGACCAGCTTCGGCGACAACCCCGGCCGGATGCGCATGCACGTCTACGTCCCGGACGCCCGCCCGGCCCGTCCGGCCACTGTGGTGGCCATGCACGGCTGCGGCGGTTCCGGCCCCGGCTTCTACTCCGGCAGCGAGTTCGCCGGCCTGGCCGACCGGTACGGCTTCATCGTCATCTACCCCAGCGCGACCCAGCAGGCCGGCTTCGGCAACTGCTTCGACACCTGGTCCGACGCGGCCAAGCGGCGCGGCGGCGGCAGCGACCCGGTGTCGCTCATCTCGATGGTCCGCTACGTCCAGCAGCAGTACGGCGCAGACCCGGACCGGGTCTACGCCACCGGCAGCTCGTCCGGCGGCATGATGACCAACCACATGCTGGCGCTCTACCCGGACGTCTTCAAGGCCGGCGCGGCGTTCATGGGCGTGCCGTTCAACTGCTTCGCCGGCGCCGCCGACTATCCGCCCGGATCCAGCCAGTGCACCGGCGGGAACATGAACCGCACCCCGCAGCAGTGGGGTGACGCGGTCCGCCAGGCATACCCCGGCTACACCGGTCCCCGTCCCCGGGTGCAGTTGTGGCACGGCACCAACGACACGCTGGTGCCGTACTCGCTGCTCCAGGAGACGATCGAGCAGTGGACGAACGTGTTCGGCCTCAGCCAGACGCCCACGTCCACCGACACGCCGCAGTCCGGCTGGAACCGGCGGCGCTACGCCGACGGCACCGGCACCGTGCAGGTCGAGGCGTACAGCATCCAGGGCGCCGGGCACAGCCTGCCCTCGGCCGGCATGGCCGCGGCCGCGGTGGCGTTCTTCGGCCTGACCACCACGCCGGGCCCGACCACGCCCCCGCCGGGCCCGACCACGCCTCCGCCCGGCCCGACCACACCTCCGCCCGGCCCGACCACGCCCCCGCCCGGCACCGGCGCCTGCTCGGTGAGCATCGAGCTGAACGCCTGGAACAACGGGCTGACCGAGAACATCACCATCAGCAACACCGGTTCGGCCGCGGTGAACGGCTGGTCGCTGACGTTCACGCTGCCCGGCGGCCAGACCATCACCTCGGGCTGGAACGCCTCCTACTCCCCCGCCTCGGGTCAGGTGACCGCGCGCAACCTCGCGTACAACGCGGTCATCCCGGCTCGCGGCTCGACCACCATCGGCTTCCAGGCCACGCACACCGGCAACACCGCCCGGCCCGGCTCGTTCAGCCTCAACGGCGCACCCTGCACACTCGCCTGA
- a CDS encoding ArsR/SmtB family transcription factor gives MVQQETLDRVFASLADPTRRDILIRLGAGPATISELTEPTGMSLTGMRKHVRALEDAGLVVTRKVGRSRQCRLSEAPLDSAMAWIAFYRRLWARRLDGLDAYLTLTTEDRDHDAPHASDTTPSGHP, from the coding sequence GTGGTTCAGCAAGAGACGCTCGACCGGGTTTTCGCCAGCCTGGCCGACCCCACCCGACGCGACATCCTGATCCGGCTCGGCGCGGGCCCGGCCACCATCAGCGAGCTCACCGAGCCCACCGGGATGAGCCTCACCGGCATGCGCAAGCACGTCCGGGCGCTGGAGGACGCGGGCCTCGTGGTGACGCGCAAGGTCGGCCGGTCCCGGCAGTGCCGGCTCAGCGAGGCGCCGCTGGACTCGGCCATGGCCTGGATCGCCTTCTACCGACGTCTCTGGGCCCGTCGCCTCGACGGCCTCGACGCCTACCTCACACTCACCACGGAGGACCGCGACCATGACGCTCCACATGCGAGTGACACGACACCTTCCGGGCACCCCTGA